The sequence CTTGGCAGGGGATCTTTGTTTTCGAGCACCGCAGGCAAGCCCACTCGCGCAGGATCGCGGTGACGGTGATGGGCGTTTAAAATTCGAAATTCCAATTTCAAACTCTGGGGGAAAACGGATAGAAGTAAACATGTCGCACGATCTGATCATGATGGCGCTGGAGGAGGATATCGGTGAGGGCGATGTCACGGCTGGTTATTTTGTCCCTGAGAACAAGGTCGCACGGGCGTTTGTGACGGTTCGCAAGGGGGGGGTGGTCTCGGGAGTGGGGCTGGCGGCGGAGGTCTTCCAAGAGGTCGATCCAAACCTTCGGGTGCAAGTGCTGGTGGAGGATGGCAGCCGCGTCGGCACAGGGGCGATGCTGATGCGCGTGGAGGGCAAGGCACGATCCATCCTCACGGCGGAGCGGACGGCGTTGAATTTCCTCCAGAGGCTCTCGGGTGTTGCGACCCTGACCTCTCGCTACGTCGATCTGGTGAAGCATACGAGGGCGCAGATCCTCGATACGCGCAAGACGACGCCGGGCTACCGCGCGCTTGAGAAAAAGGCGGTGCTCGACGGCGGCGGCACGAACCACCGGATGGGGCTCTACGACCGCGCGATGGTGAAGGACAACCACCTCGCCGCCGAGGGCGGGCTGGAGGCATTGCAGCAGGCCATTCGCCTGGTGAAAATGGAGAAGCCGCATGTCCAGGTGGAGCTGGAGGCGGATCGACTGGAACAGGTTGCGGATTTCCTCAAGCTCGACGGGGTGGACTACATCCTTCTGGATAACATGTCGCTGGAAGAGCTGCGGGAGGCGGTAGGGATGCGTGCGGAAAACCACCGGGTGTGGCTTGAGGCGAGCGGC comes from Akkermansiaceae bacterium and encodes:
- the nadC gene encoding carboxylating nicotinate-nucleotide diphosphorylase, with the translated sequence MSHDLIMMALEEDIGEGDVTAGYFVPENKVARAFVTVRKGGVVSGVGLAAEVFQEVDPNLRVQVLVEDGSRVGTGAMLMRVEGKARSILTAERTALNFLQRLSGVATLTSRYVDLVKHTRAQILDTRKTTPGYRALEKKAVLDGGGTNHRMGLYDRAMVKDNHLAAEGGLEALQQAIRLVKMEKPHVQVELEADRLEQVADFLKLDGVDYILLDNMSLEELREAVGMRAENHRVWLEASGGVNLDTVVEIAETGVDFISVGALTHSAPALDIGLDFVAGE